CAGGTTTGACAGTGCGTTGACATTTGCAGGCACTGCTTTACACTTGTGATTGTTTGATGTCGGGAATAGCTGGTCGCAGACTAGCCGTTGACGGCCGCCTCTGCGTTGGAGCCGGGCGGCTGTGGCGGGGTCTTGCTGCCGGCACAAGTAGGAAACGAAAGACATAAGGAGGCACGATGAATTCGAGGACTCCCACGAGCAGTCCCAGTCTGTTCTCACGGATGGTCGCAATCGGTCTGGGTCTGTTCGCGGCCGCGCTGTATGTCGGGTGCGGTCGCATGCCCGAAGAGCCGTTCTGGGAGCCAAATGCAGAAGACACGACGGCAATCGAGTCCATTGTCCAGGCGAATAAGGCGCTGTTCATGACGAGTTTCGCAGAAGGGTCGCTGGCGCCACTGGACACGGCATTGTCTGATACGAACAAGAAGCGGCTGAAGAAGGAGATGACGGAGAACCCGTTCAAGCAGCGGTTCCGGACGAACGGATTGCAGCATCTCTTCTTCACCGACTCGTTCGACTTGGAGTACCGGTTTGTTGCTACCCTCGATACTGCCAAGGCCGAAACGACATGTACGGTTTTCATGGCCGAGACAATCCCCGGGCTGTTGAGACTCCATGCCTACAGCTATACGAGATTCCTGCGCGACTCGGTAATCGGTACGGACACGCTCAAGTTCTACGATACAGTCTTCTCGGCAATTGATACCGTTATCGAGAAGCGGCTGAACGCAACCACGCTCGACGGCTGCGTGCTGAAGAAAGAGGGCGGTCAATGGAAACTGTGGAAACGGGGAGGCGCAAGCCGTCTGTATGCTCCGACGCCGGATGACGCACCGTACCTCGACCGGATCTTCATTACCAACGGCCGGAAAGAAGACACGTTCATGCTTCGGCCCGACACTCTGCACCACGGGGTTCAGCGCTTCTACGCAGACGATGAACTGCCGACGTTCACCGTTGGGGATAGTATCTATGTCCGCAGTCTCCTGACTACCGTGGTGGATGCTAAGAACTTGCTCTACTTCGATGGAGAGCGCCACGAGTTCAAGTCAAGCGACAAGATTGCGCTCACTAGGCCAGGTCTTTTCCGTTTGTATGTCGAGCAGATTCCTATTGATGTGCTCTACGAGATGGGTGGTACCTACGTCGGACTGGTCTGGGGCGCGTGGATAAGAGTTGTCGAATAACAGGAGGCATAGATGAGCAGATTGACCAATTTCCGATACCTGCCGGCCAGGCTACTGGTTCTAGTTCTGGTCATTGTCGGAACGGTTCTTGCCGGCAATACCGGTGTGCTCGTCGGCCGGGTCGTGGACAAGAAGACCGGTGAGCCGCTGGCATTCGCCAACGTCGTCATCGAGAAGACCGAACTCGGCGCGGCCACGGACGCGAACGGCCGATATGAGATAATCAATATCCCGCCTGGCCGTTATACGGTGACTGCTTCGTACGTGCGGTACAATCCGATGTCGGTAACTGACGTGCTCATTGTGCAGGACCAGACCGTGACGGTGGACTTCCGTCTGTCCGAGACGGTGGTTGAGATTGGCCGGGTGGTCGAGGTTACGGCCAAGAAGGTAGAGCTTGTCAACCCGACCACGGTTTCGGTCGAGCGAATCATTACCGACGAGGAGTTCAAGCGTTTGCCGGTAACACAGCTGACCGAGCTGGTCGGCATGCAGGCCGGCGTGACTCAGACTCAGAGCCGTGGCTGGACCCATATCCGCGGGGGGCGGTTCGATGACGTATCGTACCTGGTGGATGGGGTCGCAGCCCAAGACCAGGTCTATGGTACGCTGTGGTCCAGCCCGAAGCCGACAACCGATGCCATCCAGTCGGTAGTTGTAATCACTGGCGGATTTGACGCCGAGTATGGCGAGGCGATGTCCGGAGTCATCAAGGCGGTGACCAAGGAAGGCGGACAGAAGACGTCGGGCCGGTTCCGGTACGCAACCGACGAGGTCTTTCCAAAGCCCGATCTAAACTTTGGATACAACCGTCTGAGCTTCAGTCTCGGTGGTCCGACACCGTTTTGGAACCGACTGCGCTACTTCCTCTCGACCGAGTACTTCAAGACTGATGACGACCGCGGCTGTCGGTACCACGTGGATGCACCGCGCGGCGAGTACGCACTCGAGGGAAAGGTGACGTTGGCGATGCCCAAGTCTTTCTTCCTGACTAAGGAAGGACTTAAGCTTACGCTTGATGGGCATCACTCGAATTATCAGTGGCGAACCTACTCGCATACCTACCGGTTCTGGCTTAGAGGGCTGTATGCGAACCGGGTACGTTCTTACAAGGGTAACTTGACTCTGAACCACATGTTGAGTCCGACCACGGTGTATGAGGCCAAGTTCGGTATGTTCATGACTTCGCTCATGCGTTCAGTACGCAACTTTTACGCCGAGGCCGCGGACACGACTGGATTCTGGGGTTCGATGCGTAAACTGGGTATCTGGGACCGGTTCTTCTTCCGGGGTGAAGACTGGGTGTTTGACTGGAAGAAGTACCGTGACTACGAGCTTGCGCATCCGGAATTGTTTGATACGACGAAGACGCCAAAGGATCAGCGGGATGCAGTGGTGAAGCTGTTCCGCTCGTACTGGTTGGCCAAGACTGCTGGTGGTGCGGACACGATGGTATATGCTCACCCGGGCGAACACAATTTCGTTACCGGCTACGCGCTGATTGACTACCCGTACGGCGTTGCCGGGTTGTTTATCACCGAGGGCGACGACCGGTCGTGGCACTACCGGGCGACCAACGACTACTTCGGCAAGTTTGACTTCACCAGGACAGTGAACAAGGTGCACGAGGTCAAGGCCGGGGTCTCGGTTACTCAATACGTCATCTCGGTGTATGAGAACTCCCTGCCCTGGGACCCGAACCCGTTCTGGGATGCGTTCAGCTACAAGCCGGTGGTGGCAGCGGCGTACGTCCAGGACAAGGCCGATTTCGAGGACCTCGTAGTTCGGGCCGGGCTGAGGTTTGATTACCTCGACTCCAAGGCTAGGGTCAGGGCCTATCCTGAGAGCCTGGGTGCACGGCCAGAGATTGCCGATAGTATGCTGCCAGTTCCGGCCAAGTACCGGCTGTCCCCGCGGCTCGGACTTTCCTATCCGATTACGGAAAGAATAAAGTTCCGGTTCTCGTACGGCCACTTCTTCAAGAACCCGACCTTCAGCAATCTCTACACTTACGCGGACAAGAGTGCGGCTGAACTTCGCGGCCGGGGCAACATCGTTGTCGGCAACGCGGATATGGGTGCGGAGAAGACTATCGCCTATGAGCTTGGCTTCGATGCACAGCTCTCCGACATATTCCAGTTCGACATCACCGCGTTCTACAAAGACGTGTATGACCTGTCCGGCATCAGGGTGGTACAGGCTCTGCCCCAGCCGTATTCGATGTTCTATAACGTCGAGTATGCCCGGATTCAGGGGTTTGAGGCAACGATGAACAAGGTACTTTCTGACTACTGGTCAGCACGACTTGGATACACGTTCACGATTGCCAAGGGTACGGCTTCAGACGCGTGGACTCAGTATGGCCGCTCCGACCCGTACAAGATTGACTACTATCTGGACCAGGACCAGCGTCACGCGCTGCACGGTGATCTCGGGTTCTCTTTCCCGAGCGATTTTGCCTTTGTGCCGCTGCGGGACTTTGACGTCTCAGGCGTCGTAGCCTACGGTTCGGGTACACCCTACACGCCGACCGACATCCGCGGTAACCCTACCGGCCCGGAGAACTCAGCCCGGTTGCCTGGAACGCTCAATGTTGATGCCCGGGCCTCAAAGGACTTGAGGCTCGGTGGGATGACGTTCTCCCTGTCCTGCGATGTCACTAATGTGGTGAACGCAACCCAGATTGTCAACGTGCACACGGCAACCGGCAAGCCGGACTTCACCGGCAGGATTATTACCAGGTACGAGTTCGGGTCCGGGATTGCGTTCGGCGATTTCTACTACCATCCGTATCGCGACTACAACCACGATGGCTACATGAGCCAGTTCGAACAGTACGATTCCTACGTGCGCGCGTACCAGGACAAGAATGACCCGCCGACCTATTACGGGCCGCCGCGGAAGATAAGGTTTGGACTCAGCTTGTCGTTCTAAGAAGGGGCAGGTGAGAAAAATGACCAAAGACCAATTCCCAATGACTAGACGCGGCGTGGCGGTTCTCCTACTGCTTGTCGCGCTCATGCTGGCATGGGCCAGGACAGCCACTCCGCTGCCGGCCGGCAAGCGGGTGTATGACATGAAGTGGTTGAACATCAACAAGTGGCTGTGCCCGTTCTACAACGACGGCCGCTACGGCATAGATGTAACCATCGGTTCAGGCGAAGCCGGCGGTAGTTGGCCTCAGCCGTTCAAGAATAAGTACATCTTTGGCGCCGGGCTGTGGTTCGGCAGCCTGAAGCCGCGGGCAGACGGCAAGGTAGATACGCTCGTGACTTTCGGTTACAACCCGAACTCAGGCGGTACCGAGATGACACCGACTTCGGCGGCATATGCCGAGGCGGGTGCGGGTGATCCCCTGGACCGCATTTACATGTTCCCGAACGACTGGCCGCCGCCGCGGTCGCGGTACACCGCCAAGGGCTGGCGACTGGGTGCGACGATTCACGATACCGTTGATGTCGAGCTCGTGCCCAAGGAGAACTTTTCGCTCCAGGATATGTGGTGCGTGTACTGCGACCTGGGGAAAGACAATCATATCGCACCGGGCTATCCTCAGGGAGTAGAGTTCTACCAGACGGTATATGCCTGGAACTACCCGTCGAACCAGGACATATTCTTCATCATCTACAAAGTCCGAAATGCCAGCTCGGATACGCTGAAGAACTGCTACATGGGTGCGGTCAACGATCCCGACATTGGTGAACACTCCGACGATATGGTTGGGCTGCTTCTGAATACGCTGGTGCCGGGCGTGCCGGATACGGTGAGGAATGTCGGTTACGCAGGCGACTACGATAACCACGAGCAGCAGAACGCGCGCGGCCAGTGGGACCGGGGAACACCCGGAGTGTTTGCCTACAAGTTCCTCGAAAGCCCGCTGACGCTCGGAAACAACGACTCAACCAGACCGCTCGGCATGACGGCATTCAAGAAGTTCACGATTGACATTGACCCGGTCACCGACCAAGCCCAGTATCTGACGATGGCCGGCTACGATTACCGGACCGGAGTCCGGTCACCGTATGACTCGGTTGACGTCGCAGCCGCAGACAAGCGGTTCATCCAGTGCTCGGGCCCGTTCAATCTGGCGCCAGGCCAGGTCGAGGTGCTGATTGTTGCGGGAATCGCCGCGCCATACGGCGGTGAGGGGCAGCCATGGGAGAGCCGGGGACTGGATTCGCTGGTGCACCTCGGGACCGTGGCGAACAACGCCCAGTTCATTTACGACCAGGGCTGGCTTCTGCCCGGGCCACCGGCGTCGCCTAACATCACGCTCGTACCGGGCGACAACAAGGTGCGGATTGTGTGGGACAACCTGCCTGAGGTCACGCCGGACCCGTACTGGGAGAAGGTTGCCTCAAAACCGTGGCCCAGTCCGGGTTCGGACCCGAAGTACCGAGGCTACGACTTCCAGGGCTATATCGTGTACAAGTCCTCAAACGGCTCAGACTGGGGCATACTGGCTCAATGTGACCTGGCTGATTCCATCATGTTCAGTTACCCGCCATCGGGTGACTCAACCATAGCCGAGAGTCTTTGGTTCAAAGCTACTGACAAGGGCATATTCTACTCAGTTGAGGACAAGAACGTCATCAACGGTTTCACCTACTACTACTGTGTCACGGCCTATGACTGGAACTACGTGACGACCGAGTGGGATACGACTCAGACTCCGCCGGTACCGGTCGCGTGGGATACCCTTATCCTGCGTTCGGGGATTGTGGCGAACTACTCGACGGTTCCGCGTTGGGACGCGGCGAACTATGAGGAACCGACGACCCGGGTTGTAACGGTTGCAGGTAACCCGGATACGCTGACCCGCGGACTAAAACTGACAAGCAGCGTGGTGGTGCCGTACAATGTCAAGGCTGATACCTACGAGGTCCGGTTCCTTGGGCCGACGTACCTGGCAGCGTCCAAGTCCCGTTGCCGTTATGTAGTTACGAACCTGACGACCGATAGTATCATCGTGGATACGACCGGCTTCGACTACACAGTAGGTTCGACCGTGTCCTTTTCATTGCCGGTTTTCAATGGCCAGGAAAGCAAGATCAAACTGAGCTACGCAACTCCGACTAAGCCATACGATACTGCTTATGTCGAGAGCGGCAACTACCCGACTGAAAGGGTTCGGCCTACCCGGGTTACATCGGGTGAGCAGCGGGCGGTTTGGTGCTTCCGAGGTTCGGATTACAAGGTTGAGTGGAAGAATGCAGGCGGGCAGCTGACCGCGAAAGTGTACGATTTGACTAACGGCAGTATCGAGGTGCCTTCGACAAGATATGACGGTGCGCAGGGTCAGAACGCGAATGGTTGGTGCTTTGTGGACCGGGTGGCACGCAAACCGAATGACACGCTCTGGACTGGTGCGGCCCTGCTATACATCTGCGGTGGGTACGTGGCGATGAACTATACCGGCACGAATGAGACCTTGGGTGCGATGATAAACCAGATAAACGACGGGGATGTATGGATGGTTGTCGGCCACAAGAACGAGAAGACCGCGGCTCACTACAACGTGTACAACATCGTCTCGACACCCGGTAAGGAAGGAACCGAACCGCTGGATTCACTTGTGGTCAAAGTCGTGCCCAATCCGTATATCGTGTTCAATGCTTGGGAGACGAACTCGGAGAATCGGAGGGTAAAGTTCACCCACCTGCCGATGACCTGCACGATCCGCATCTTCACCTTGTCCGGTGACTTGGTCAAGGTGCTGGAGCACAAGGACGACGGTAAGCATCCGCTTGATGAGGGCGGCACTGAGACATGGGACTTGCTGAACGACAACGCTCAGCTGGTTGCGTCCGGGGTCTATGTCTTTCACGTCGAGTCCGAAGCCGGGCAGTATACCGGCAAATTCGTGCTCATTCACTAAGGGAGGACGAGATGACAAGAATGACCAATACCCAACGCCCAATGACCAAGAAGATACTGGCGGTCGCTTTCGCGTGGCTCCTGGTCGCCTCGGTCGGTTTGGCCGCGTTCTCCAAGGTCGGTACGACCGGCGCGGCGTTCCTGAAAATCGGCGTCGGGCGGGCGACTGCGATGGGCGAGGCATTCACGGCAATTGCCGACGATGCTTCGGCCTGCTACTTCAATCCGGCCGGGCTGGCCCATGTTGGACGGCAGGTCCAGTTCAACCACGTTGACTGGATTGCCGACATCAATCACGACCACTTGGCCGTGGTGCTGCCGATGACCAGTTTCGGTACGATGACTTTCGCGATCACGGCGCTGACGATGGGCGACATCGAGCAGACGACAATCGACAATCCAGGTACCAAGGCGCGAGAGGACGAAGGCACCGGGCTGTTCTTCGGCGCAGCGGATTTCTGCGTGGCAGCTACCTATTCCCGGGTTATTACCGACAAGCTTTCCTTTGGCTTCACGGCCAAGGGCGTGCAGCAGTCGATCTGGGACATGGCGGCAAGTGCGCTCGGAGTTGACCTGGGGCTTTTCTACAACACCGGGTTCCGGTCGCTCAGAATCGGTGCAACAGTAGCGAACTTCGGCACCCAGCTTGCCTTTTCTGGACGTCAGCTTCAGTATGGTATTACCTGGCCTGACTCCGGGCCGCCGTCGCTGCCGGGGACTTATCGCACCGACGCAATGCCGCTGCCGACCACGTTCCGCTTCGGCATCGCCTACGACCTGGTTGATGTGAGCCCGAGTAAGTTGACCGCGGCGATTGACCTGACCCATCCGTCGGACATCAATGAGACGGTGAACATCGGCTTAGAGTACGGCTACAACGAGCTGTTTGCGCTGCGCGGCGGGTATATTCTGAACGTTGATCGGGAATACGCGAAGAATGTCGGTGAGCTTTCCGGGCTCACAGCCGGGCTTGGAGTCAGGACCGAGCCGGCCAAAGGTTTGAAGCTCGGCCTGGACTACACGTTCCGCTACCTCAAGTATCTAAAGCCAACGCACCGTGTCCAGTTGACCGTGGGCTTCTAAGAGGTCGGCGAAAAGTCTGGTTTAGGAGCGGCCCAACCGGGCCGCTCCTTTTCGGTTGAGCCGGCACCTGGTGGCGGCGATACGTCGGCGGCGGCACCAATTCGAGCATTTTGTCGTTTGCGCGTGACTGGGCAGTCACACGAGGCGCGAGCTCGGAAACCACCCTAACTTCTTGGCAATCAATCCACTGCGCAAGATTGGACATAATACCCTCCCCGGCTCCCCAGGCGGCTTCGGTAGCTACAGGACGGTGTGTCTAACCGGGCCCGGCCGGAGTTCGGACTTGAGCTGCGATGCAGGACGCGACACCAGGTGCGAGGTCGGGCGCGAATTCTGGTGCCGCGGCCAGCACAGCGCAGTCCGCGGCGCAAGCCAGAGCTCGGGGTGCACGGGTCCGAGCCGATGCGGATGGAGCGCGCAGCGCAGCCGGAAAAAGAACGCTGGGCGTTTCCCCGGACGCGACCAGAGCAGAAGCACCGGATGCAGCTCAGTCTGCGGCAGGAGAAGCAGCAGGGCGGACGTTTTTCGGTTTTTCTGAAAACGTGCCCCAACTTCGGGATTGTTGTGGTCGAAGTCCTGCGAAATCCTCGGGCCATTTGGCCGCTTGCGCTGTCTCTCGTTTATGGTAATGTAGGACTGTGTCAGGACAGACAACATCGTCACCCAGGAGTGCCGAGCGGATGTCGCCTGCTTGCCGGGTTCGATGCGTGTCTGCGTAGCGTCGGCTCGCCGGTTGGCCGGTGCCTTGGCAAGCCGGCGTTTGTCAACCGAAGGAGGTAGTAATGCGCATTGCTAATTCCTGTCTTCGTGTCTTAGATTCACGGTTACAGGTACTCCTGTGGTGCCTGGTATTTTTCTACTCCGGTTTTGCCGCACAGTGGACAGTCGGGGTCTATATGTGCGCGGATAACGGGATGAACGACCAGGCGTATGTTGACCTTGCGGAGATGAAATCCGTGGGTTCAACTGAGGAAGTGAATATTGTGGTGCAGGTTGATAATGCGGCTCGAGACTCGAATCCCGGATGCCGGCGTTACCTTGTCAAACGGACCGGGCTGGAGCTTTTGGCTGAACTCGGCGAGGTTGATATGGCTGATACCGCGACACTTGCCGGGTTCGGACGTTTTCTTGCGCAGCGCTATCCGGCCAGGAACTATATGCTTGTTCTCTGGGACCATGGCAACGGCTGGCAGGAAGGGGCAGGCGGTCTGGACTGGATATTCCAAGACGAGTCGCCGGCATTTTCTCAGATGGGTGTTGCGGGTGGCGAGTTTGGAGCAGCGGTGGCCGCGGTCAGAAAGGCACTCGGCAAGCGGATTGCTGTGCTCGGGCTTGATGCTTGCCTTATGGGCATGATTGAGGTTGCGACTGAAGTACTTGACTGTTGTGACTATATGCTTGCGTCTGAGGGTCTTGTACCGTGGGGCGGCTGGCCGTACGA
This portion of the candidate division WOR-3 bacterium genome encodes:
- a CDS encoding TonB-dependent receptor — translated: MSRLTNFRYLPARLLVLVLVIVGTVLAGNTGVLVGRVVDKKTGEPLAFANVVIEKTELGAATDANGRYEIINIPPGRYTVTASYVRYNPMSVTDVLIVQDQTVTVDFRLSETVVEIGRVVEVTAKKVELVNPTTVSVERIITDEEFKRLPVTQLTELVGMQAGVTQTQSRGWTHIRGGRFDDVSYLVDGVAAQDQVYGTLWSSPKPTTDAIQSVVVITGGFDAEYGEAMSGVIKAVTKEGGQKTSGRFRYATDEVFPKPDLNFGYNRLSFSLGGPTPFWNRLRYFLSTEYFKTDDDRGCRYHVDAPRGEYALEGKVTLAMPKSFFLTKEGLKLTLDGHHSNYQWRTYSHTYRFWLRGLYANRVRSYKGNLTLNHMLSPTTVYEAKFGMFMTSLMRSVRNFYAEAADTTGFWGSMRKLGIWDRFFFRGEDWVFDWKKYRDYELAHPELFDTTKTPKDQRDAVVKLFRSYWLAKTAGGADTMVYAHPGEHNFVTGYALIDYPYGVAGLFITEGDDRSWHYRATNDYFGKFDFTRTVNKVHEVKAGVSVTQYVISVYENSLPWDPNPFWDAFSYKPVVAAAYVQDKADFEDLVVRAGLRFDYLDSKARVRAYPESLGARPEIADSMLPVPAKYRLSPRLGLSYPITERIKFRFSYGHFFKNPTFSNLYTYADKSAAELRGRGNIVVGNADMGAEKTIAYELGFDAQLSDIFQFDITAFYKDVYDLSGIRVVQALPQPYSMFYNVEYARIQGFEATMNKVLSDYWSARLGYTFTIAKGTASDAWTQYGRSDPYKIDYYLDQDQRHALHGDLGFSFPSDFAFVPLRDFDVSGVVAYGSGTPYTPTDIRGNPTGPENSARLPGTLNVDARASKDLRLGGMTFSLSCDVTNVVNATQIVNVHTATGKPDFTGRIITRYEFGSGIAFGDFYYHPYRDYNHDGYMSQFEQYDSYVRAYQDKNDPPTYYGPPRKIRFGLSLSF
- a CDS encoding PorV/PorQ family protein, with product MTRMTNTQRPMTKKILAVAFAWLLVASVGLAAFSKVGTTGAAFLKIGVGRATAMGEAFTAIADDASACYFNPAGLAHVGRQVQFNHVDWIADINHDHLAVVLPMTSFGTMTFAITALTMGDIEQTTIDNPGTKAREDEGTGLFFGAADFCVAATYSRVITDKLSFGFTAKGVQQSIWDMAASALGVDLGLFYNTGFRSLRIGATVANFGTQLAFSGRQLQYGITWPDSGPPSLPGTYRTDAMPLPTTFRFGIAYDLVDVSPSKLTAAIDLTHPSDINETVNIGLEYGYNELFALRGGYILNVDREYAKNVGELSGLTAGLGVRTEPAKGLKLGLDYTFRYLKYLKPTHRVQLTVGF